GGTTTACGTCCAGCGCGTCGGAGGCAACCCCAGCCGCAAAAATGCCGCCGTTGCTGTCGTCATGTTCGATGAAGCCTTCATCGTTGACCAGAATCTTGATCGGGAAACCTTTGAAATCCACGCTCGGTTCCATGCCCGTTGCCAGTACCACCAGATCGTGTTGGTTGGCGTAACGCTTGTAACCTTCGGTATCCACGCCGTGCAGCACGGGGTTGCCAGTCGCTTTGTCTTCTTCAACTTTTGCCACTTTAGACTTGATGAAGCTGACGTTCGGGTTGGCTTGCACGTTTTGGTAGAAATCGTCAAAACGGTCAATCGCCCGCATGTCGATGTAGTAAATCGTGGATTTACCGTCGTCACCAAACTTTTCTTGCACGTAGTTGGTTTGCTTGAGGGAAGCCATGCAGCAAATGCGTGAGCAATGCGCCAGATGGTTTTTGTCCCGCGAACCCGCGCATTGAATGAAGGCGATGTTTTTCGCTTCTTTGCCGTCGGATGGGCGCAGCAATTTGCCGCCCGTGGGGCCGTGTGGATCCATCAAGCGTTCAAATTCGACGTTGGTAATGACGTTGGCAAAACGGTCGTAACCGTAAGCCTGAATCTTGTTCGCGTCGTAAGGTTTCCAGCCTGTCGCAAACACCACCGCACCGGCTTTCAGGTCGAGGGTTTCGACTTGCTGATCCAGTTCGATTGCGCCGTATTTGCAGGCAGCTTTGGCAGCGTCGGCTTCGGCAGTGCCAATGATGCGCTGGTCAATCACGTATTGCTGCGGGAATGCCATCGCGTTGGGCAGGTAAACGCTCTTGCGCTTGCCGAGGTTGTAGTTGAATTCGTCGTCAAATTCAGTCGTTGCAGCCTTGGCGCAGTCGCCGCACGCGGTGCAATTGCTGTTGACGTAACGCGGGGTAATGGTCACGGAAACCGTGTAATCACCTTTGTCTCCGCTGATGTTGGAAACTTCCGCTTGGGTGATCACCGTGAGATTTTTGTTCATCTTGATGCGGCGTTGATTGATTTCTTGACCGCAGGTCGGGTGACACATTTTAGGGAAGTATTTGTAAAGCTGGGAAACACGTCCCCCTAAGTAAGGGCGTTTTTCTAGCAAAATGACCTGCTTACCCGTTTCGGCTGCTTCGAGTGCAGTGGTCATGCCACTGATACCGCCGCCGACGACGATAATGGTCTGGTTGGTTGCAACGACATCCGTCATTGAGGCTCCTCCGTCAAAGACATGTTGGAATCCTGTGAGATGCACCG
The DNA window shown above is from Candidatus Thiothrix sulfatifontis and carries:
- a CDS encoding FAD-dependent oxidoreductase, whose amino-acid sequence is MTDVVATNQTIIVVGGGISGMTTALEAAETGKQVILLEKRPYLGGRVSQLYKYFPKMCHPTCGQEINQRRIKMNKNLTVITQAEVSNISGDKGDYTVSVTITPRYVNSNCTACGDCAKAATTEFDDEFNYNLGKRKSVYLPNAMAFPQQYVIDQRIIGTAEADAAKAACKYGAIELDQQVETLDLKAGAVVFATGWKPYDANKIQAYGYDRFANVITNVEFERLMDPHGPTGGKLLRPSDGKEAKNIAFIQCAGSRDKNHLAHCSRICCMASLKQTNYVQEKFGDDGKSTIYYIDMRAIDRFDDFYQNVQANPNVSFIKSKVAKVEEDKATGNPVLHGVDTEGYKRYANQHDLVVLATGMEPSVDFKGFPIKILVNDEGFIEHDDSNGGIFAAGVASDALDVNRAVQHATAAALRAVQVVNQVAGA